Proteins co-encoded in one Quercus robur chromosome 8, dhQueRobu3.1, whole genome shotgun sequence genomic window:
- the LOC126695481 gene encoding protein STRUBBELIG-RECEPTOR FAMILY 3-like, giving the protein MGGKRSAVKYNNLKIYAQLLLWFVLIYAAQVSRGETTPSDVAAMNNLYVSLGLPAIPGWVANGGDPCGEAWQGVVCNNTVIVKIVLNAANLGGELGNNLGLFTSINAIDLSNNHIGGSIPSNLPVTMQNIFLSANQFTGSIPSSLSSLTQLSAMSLNDNHLSGEIPDAFQSLIGLINLDLSSNNLSGELPPSLGNLSSLTTLHLQNNQLSGTLDTLQDLPLKDLNIENNQFSGPIPEKLLSIPNFRIDGNPFNATTAPLPPPSSPLKPPPASPAPPFWGPATGRTPPKRADAPSATEKSSSGQKKKGLTTKQVVGISIAAVFLLIILLLGLALLMPRFSRRREAERISSRHRIIAYEGDRQNPRDSGSLPLPTNEKVPKALVVRPKEDDQTETRRARAITKLQNEKQRNVQGTGKIPKREDHGIDMSAFDMFSDPPPPPPPPISLPPRSPAPPPPPPPPPPVEKVIVEPKLPAKVTTVKPSTKNLPTFAKSFTIASLQQYTNSFSQENLIGSGRLGTVYRAQLPDGKLLAVKKLDMRASSQQKDDEFLELVNNIDKIRHANIVEFIGYCAEYGQRLLIYEYCSNGSLQDVLHSDDEYKRNLSWNARIRMALGAARALEYLHETCQPPVMHRNFKAANVLLDDDLLVLVSDCGLDSLIASGAVTQLSGSLSTAYGYGAPEFESGIYTHKSDVYSFGVVMLELLTGRMSYDRSRNRGEQFLVRWAIPQLHDIDALSRMVDPALNGDYPAKSLSNFADIIARCVQSGPEFRPLMSEVVQDLQNMIRKEPNRNGSSEDY; this is encoded by the exons ATGGGTGGGAAGAGATCTGCTGTAAAGTACAATAATTTGAAGATCTATGCACAGCTTTTGCTGTGGTTCGTGTTGATTTATGCAGCGCAGGTTTCTCGTGGAGAGACTACTCCAAGTGATG TTGCTGCAATGAATAACCTATATGTTTCACTGGGCCTCCCTGCTATTCCTGGTTGGGTTGCTAATGGTGGAGACCCATGTGGTGAAGCGTGGCAAGGCGTGGTGTGTAACAATACAGTCATAGTGAAAAT TGTTCTTAATGCTGCTAATTTGGGAGGAGAACTGGGAAATAACTTAGGGCTGTTTACTTCTATCAATGCAAT AGATCTAAGCAACAACCATATTGGGGGGAGCATTCCATCCAATTTGCCTGTTACAATGCAAAACAT TTTTCTTTCAGCTAACCAGTTCACTGGAAGCATCCCAAGTTCTTTATCCTCTTTAACTCAACTGTCAGCCAT GTCTCTAAATGACAACCATTTATCTGGAGAAATACCGGATGCCTTTCAATCCCTGATAGGGTTGATCAATCT AGATTTGTCCAGTAACAATTTGAGTGGAGAGCTCCCTCCTTCTCTAGGAAATTTATCTTCTCTGACCACACT ACACTTGCAGAACAATCAGTTGTCTGGGACCCTTGACACTTTACAAGATCTGCCTCTTAAAGATTT GAATATAGAGAATAACCAGTTCTCTGGACCAATACCTGAGAAGCTGTTAAGCATCCCAAACTTCAG AATAGATGGAAACCCATTTAATGCTACCACCGCTCCACTACCTCCACCTTCATCCCCATTAAAACCACCACCAGCAAGTCCAGCACCACCATTTTGGGGGCCAGCTACTGGACGTACACCTCCGAAAAGGGCTGATGCACCATCTGCAACAGAGAAATCAAGCTCTGGACAAAAGAAGAAAGGTTTAACAACTAAGCAGGTGGTTGGGATATCAATTGCAGCGGTGTTTTTACTGATAATTCTGTTACTGGGACTTGCACTTCTTATGCCAAGATTTAGCAGACGAAGAGAAGCTGAAAGAATTTCTAGTCGGCATCGAATAATAGCGTATGAAGGCGACAGACAGAATCCTAGGGACAGTGGATCCTTACCTCTACCAACCAATGAGAAAG TTCCAAAGGCACTAGTTGTGAGGCCAAAGGAGGATGATCAAACAGAGACTAGAAGAGCAAGAGCAATTACAAAACTACAGAATGAGAAACAGAGAAATGTACAGGGAACAGGCAAAATACCAAAGAGGGAGGATCATGGGATAGATATGAGTGCTTTTGATATGTTTTCAGAtcctcctccccctcctcctcctcccatTTCACTTCCCCCTCGTTCTCCTGCCCCGcctcctcctccccctcctccACCTCCTGTTGAGAAGGTCATTGTAGAGCCGAAATTGCCTGCTAAAGTAACTACAGTGAAGCCATCCACCAAAAATCTCCCCACTTTTGCAAAGTCTTTCACCATTGCATCCCTTCAGCAATATACAAACAGCTTTTCTCAAGAAAATCTTATAGGAAGTGGCAGACTGGGGACTGTTTATAGGGCACAGCTTCCTGATGGGAAG CTACTTGCGGTCAAAAAACTTGACATGAGAGCTTCCAGTCAGCAGAAAGATGATGAGTTTCTTGAACTGGTAAACAATATTGATAAAATCCGACATGCCAATATTGTTGAGTTTATTGGTTACTGTGCCGAGTATGGTCAAAGGCTTCTGATCTACGAGTATTGCAGTAACGGGTCACTACAGGATGTTCTGCACTCAGATGATGAATATAAAAGAAACCTTTCATGGAATGCCCGCATTCGGATGGCACTTGGAGCTGCAAGAGCCTTAGA GTATTTGCATGAGACCTGTCAGCCACCTGTCATGCACAGGAATTTTAAGGCTGCCAACGTTCTTCTTGATGATGATCTTTTGGTGCTTGTCTCTGATTGTGGTCTGGATTCATTGATAGCATCAGGTGCTGTAACTCAG CTGTCAGGAAGTCTGTCAACAGCTTATGGTTATGGAGCTCCAGAATTTGAATCAGGAATTTATACTCACAAAAGTGATGTTTACAGCTTTGGAGTTGTTATGTTAGAACTTTTAACAGGTCGGATGTCCTATGACAG ATCACGGAATCGTGGGGAGCAATTTCTAGTGAGATGGGCAATCCCCCAGCTTCATGACATTGATGCATTGTCAAGGATGGTTGATCCTGCTCTCAATGGAGACTACCCAGCCAAATCTTTATCAAACTTTGCAGACATTATTGCTCGGTGTGTTCAG TCTGGGCCAGAATTCAGGCCACTAATGTCTGAAGTTGTCCAAGACTTACAAAACATGATACGAAAGGAGCCCAACAGAAATGGATCAAGTGAAGACTACTGA